From Pseudomonadota bacterium:
CGCTTCACGGCAACGGTGAGGCCGCGCTGGTGCTTGGCGCAGTTGCCGGAGATGCGGCGCGGAAGAATCTTTCCGCGCTCACTCGTGAACTTCCGCAAAAGGTTGAAGTCCTTGTAGTCGATGTGGTCCATGCGATTGACGCAGAACTGGCACACCTTTCTCTTCGGCTTGCGAATTCTGCCGCCGCCTTCTCTCTTCACGAGAGACCTCCTTAGCGTTGAGTGAAGATTGTCGTTCGAACTGGAAGCCCGGCCGAGAACGCCTCGTTGGCGGTCGCGGGATGCCCGCGACCCCAGAGGACAGTGGTTCGGCCGAACCACCAGCGACTACGTATTGGTCGGCGCAGCCTTTTCGGCCGCGCCTCTAGAATGGGATGTCGTCGTCTTGGAAGCCAGGGTCACCCGAAGGTGCCGCGGGCCCACGGCTCGCGGGGGAGCCGCTGTAGACGGTTTCACGAGGAGCCGCGCCCTCGAAGCTCGATCCGCCGTCGTAACCGCCAGCGGAGTCGCGCTTGTCGAGCAGGCGGAGATCGCTGCAAACGACCTCTACCGCCTTGCGCTTCTGCCCGGTTTCCTTGTCTTCCCAGGAACGGGTCTGGAGACGCCCCTCGACGCACACGAGACGCCCTTTCGTGGCGTACTTGGATGCGAACTC
This genomic window contains:
- the rpsR gene encoding 30S ribosomal protein S18 codes for the protein MKREGGGRIRKPKRKVCQFCVNRMDHIDYKDFNLLRKFTSERGKILPRRISGNCAKHQRGLTVAVKR
- a CDS encoding single-stranded DNA-binding protein yields the protein MSSYNKVILIGRLTRDPELRYTPNGKAVASFSLAIDRNRGQGQERETDFIDCVVWQQSAEFASKYATKGRLVCVEGRLQTRSWEDKETGQKRKAVEVVCSDLRLLDKRDSAGGYDGGSSFEGAAPRETVYSGSPASRGPAAPSGDPGFQDDDIPF